From a single Vitis vinifera cultivar Pinot Noir 40024 chromosome 18, ASM3070453v1 genomic region:
- the LOC100855245 gene encoding laccase-14-like: MWLIMKVFLLQILAFLVFGGGIHCQASTRRLTFVVREASYKRLCSTKNILTVNGKFPGPTIYATKGETIIVDVYNKGNENITIHWHGVTMPRYPWTDGPEYITQCPIRPGSKFTQKIILSTEEGTLWWHAHSDWTRATVHGAIIIYPKNGTKYPFHKPDREVPIILGEWWKNDVNAVRDEGLATGGDPDPSDALLINGQPGDLYPCSKSDTFKLTVDHGKTYLLRIINAALQEALFFSIDKHKMTVVGTDGSYTKPLTRDFITIFPGQTYDVLLEANQRPDHYYMAAITYSVAPKYQDFYDNTTTTAIVQYNGYYTPSSPPSLPYLPAYNDTNASVQVMAGLRSLANAEHPCNVPLSTSTNLIYTVSVNSYPCVNNSCAGANGTRFSSSINNISFHTPTVDILQAYYYNISGIYGDKFPSDPPLVFDFTADYLPLIYQLPSSGTEVRVLEYNSTVDIVFQGTNVLAATHHPMHLHGYSFYVVGWGFGNFDGNKDPLRYNMVDPPFQNTISVPSNGWVAIRFEASNPGVWFMHCHVERHLTWGMETAFIVKNGKHPEAQMLPPPSDMPPC; the protein is encoded by the exons ATGTGGCTGATCATGAAGGTTTTCCTCCTGCAAATTTTAGCGTTTCTAGTTTTTGGTGGTGGCATCCATTGCCAAGCTTCGACCCGTCGGCTTACTTTTGTG GTGAGGGAAGCTTCATATAAAAGGCTTTGTAGCACCAAGAACATCTTAACAGTAAATGGAAAATTTCCGGGACCAACCATATATGCTACGAAAGGAGAGACGATCATTGTCGACGTTTATAACAAGGGAAATGAAAACATCACCATTCACTG GCATGGGGTGACCATGCCTAGATATCCATGGACAGATGGTCCCGAGTATATCACACAATGCCCAATTCGGCCAGGGTCAAAGTTTACACAGAAGATCATCCTTTCCACTGAAGAAGGCACTCTATGGTGGCATGCTCACAGTGATTGGACCCGAGCCACTGTTCATGGAGCTATAATTATCTATCCCAAGAATGGAACCAAGTATCCTTTTCACAAACCTGATAGAGAGGTCCCTATCATATTAG GAGAATGGTGGAAGAATGATGTGAATGCGGTTCGAGATGAAGGGCTTGCAACCGGAGGTGACCCCGACCCCTCTGATGCTTTATTGATAAATGGACAACCCGGTGATCTATATCCATGCTCAAAATCAG ACACATTCAAGCTAACGGTGGATCATGGAAAGACCTATCTACTTCGCATAATCAATGCTGCCTTGCAAGAGgctctcttcttctccattgaCAAGCATAAAATGACAGTGGTTGGAACAGATGGTAGCTACACGAAACCATTGACACGAGATTTTATCACAATATTTCCTGGCCAAACCTATGATGTCTTACTAGAAGCTAACCAACGCCCGGATCACTATTACATGGCGGCTATAACTTATTCTGTTGCCCCGAAATATCAAGACTTTTATGATAACACAACCACCACAGCTATTGTACAATACAACGGATACTACACTCCATCTTCACCTCCCTCCTTGCCTTATCTTCCTgcatacaatgacacaaatgcaTCCGTTCAGGTCATGGCCGGCCTCCGAAGCTTAGCAAATGCGGAACATCCTTGCAATGTCCCATTGAGCACGAGCACTAACCTGATTTACACTGTTTCTGTAAACTCGTACCCATGCGTCAATAATTCATGTGCAGGGGCCAATGGGACGCGATTCTCCTCAAGTATAAACAACATAAGCTTCCATACCCCTACAGTTGACATACTGCAAGCTTACTATTATAACATCAGTGGTATATATGGAGATAAATTTCCTAGTGATCCACCACTGGTGTTCGATTTTACAGCTGATTATCTTCCATTAATCTATCAGTTGCCGAGCAGCGGAACAGAAGTAAGGGTGCTCGAGTATAACTCCACAGTGGATATTGTTTTTCAAGGGACAAATGTGCTTGCAGCGACACACCACCCCATGCATCTCCATGGATACAGTTTCTATGTTGTTGGATGGGGATTTGGGAATTTCGATGGAAATAAGGACCCTTTGCGCTATAATATGGTGGATCCTCCCTTTCAGAATACCATCTCTGTTCCTTCGAATGGTTGGGTTGCAATCAGATTCGAGGCATCCAACCCTG GAGTGTGGTTCATGCACTGCCATGTAGAACGCCATCTGACTTGGGGCATGGAAACTGCGTTCATAGTGAAAAATGGTAAACACCCGGAAGCTCAAATGTTGCCTCCTCCGTCGGACATGCCACCATGTTGA